The following proteins are co-located in the Rippkaea orientalis PCC 8801 genome:
- a CDS encoding type II toxin-antitoxin system VapC family toxin: MIYLLDTNCCIVYLNGRNLILKSRLESHLDSEIAVCSVVKAELFYGSQKSVNTAKSIAKQKMFLRRFISLPFDDNSAEIYAPIRADLERKGTPIGAYDLQIAAIALANNLTLVTHNISEFGRIDRLLYEDWEV, translated from the coding sequence ATGATCTATTTATTAGATACTAATTGCTGTATTGTTTATCTTAATGGCAGAAACCTGATTTTAAAGTCTAGATTAGAAAGTCATCTAGATTCAGAAATAGCGGTTTGTTCAGTGGTAAAAGCTGAATTGTTTTACGGTTCACAAAAAAGTGTCAATACAGCTAAAAGTATCGCTAAACAAAAAATGTTTCTTCGCCGTTTTATTTCCCTTCCTTTTGATGATAATTCAGCCGAAATTTATGCTCCTATTCGAGCAGATTTAGAACGAAAAGGAACCCCTATCGGAGCTTATGATTTACAAATTGCTGCGATTGCATTGGCAAATAATTTAACCCTTGTAACTCATAATATTAGTGAATTTGGACGCATTGACAGGCTATTATATGAAGATTGGGAGGTTTAG
- a CDS encoding FitA-like ribbon-helix-helix domain-containing protein, with amino-acid sequence MTIILDNLEPEILEKLQTQAISHGRSLTEEIKVILTKELVKENQDNLEEDMSQLEWHEFIEKTYGCLADDPIERYPQGEYPIREELE; translated from the coding sequence ATGACTATTATTCTTGATAATCTTGAACCTGAAATCTTAGAAAAGTTACAAACTCAAGCGATTTCTCATGGTCGTAGTTTGACTGAGGAAATTAAGGTTATTTTAACGAAGGAATTAGTTAAGGAAAATCAGGACAATTTAGAGGAAGATATGAGTCAGTTAGAATGGCATGAGTTTATTGAGAAGACTTATGGCTGTTTAGCAGATGATCCGATTGAAAGATATCCTCAAGGGGAATATCCTATTAGAGAGGAATTAGAATGA
- a CDS encoding restriction endonuclease subunit S — MTLNTLKQWKPYPHYKPSGVDFLGDIPDGWEVKRLKWIVSKIGSGKTPKGGAEIYSDSGIIFLRSQNIHFDGLRLDDVVYINKDIDKAMSSSRVKPLDILLNITGASLGRCMIIPKDFPSSNVNQHVCILRPIVTRINPYFLNRVMSSNAIQNQIFSSEVGVSREGLTFAQAGNLISVFPSLPEQEKIAQFLDEETAKIDKLITHKQRLIELLKEKRTALISHAVTKGLNPDVPMKDSGVEWLGFIPEHWEVKKIKRLSLVKRGASPRPIDDPIYFDDNGEYVWVRISDVTASNKYLLEAEQKLSEIGKRKSVPLQPNELFLSICASVGKPIITKIKCCIHDGFVYFPELKENREYLYYIFLGGELYKGLGKMGTQLNLNTEIIGDVKLPIPPVSEQQKIAEYLDEKTEQIDPIIKKTRESIEYLKEYRTALISAAVTGKIDVRQWGCEEVRE, encoded by the coding sequence ATGACCCTAAATACCCTAAAGCAATGGAAACCTTACCCACATTATAAACCTTCCGGGGTTGATTTCTTGGGGGATATTCCTGATGGGTGGGAGGTTAAAAGATTAAAATGGATTGTATCAAAAATTGGTAGCGGTAAAACTCCTAAAGGTGGTGCAGAAATTTACTCTGATTCTGGTATTATTTTTTTGCGTAGCCAGAATATTCATTTTGATGGTTTAAGATTAGATGACGTTGTTTATATAAATAAAGATATTGATAAAGCAATGTCATCTTCTAGAGTAAAACCGCTTGACATTCTTTTAAATATAACAGGCGCATCTTTAGGGAGATGTATGATTATTCCTAAAGATTTCCCGTCATCTAATGTTAATCAGCACGTTTGCATTCTTAGACCTATTGTAACCCGTATCAACCCTTATTTTTTAAATAGAGTAATGTCCTCTAATGCAATTCAAAATCAAATATTTTCTTCTGAAGTTGGTGTTTCCCGTGAAGGTTTAACTTTTGCTCAAGCTGGTAATTTAATTTCAGTATTTCCCTCCCTACCCGAACAAGAAAAAATCGCTCAATTTCTGGATGAAGAAACCGCGAAAATAGATAAACTCATCACCCACAAACAAAGACTAATTGAATTATTAAAAGAAAAGCGCACAGCTTTAATTAGTCATGCTGTCACCAAAGGACTTAACCCCGATGTCCCGATGAAAGATTCTGGGGTAGAATGGTTAGGGTTTATTCCTGAACATTGGGAGGTTAAGAAAATTAAGAGGTTATCCTTAGTAAAAAGGGGCGCATCACCTAGACCAATTGACGACCCAATATATTTTGATGATAATGGAGAATATGTATGGGTTAGAATTTCTGATGTAACAGCTAGTAATAAATATTTATTAGAAGCTGAACAAAAATTATCCGAGATAGGAAAGAGGAAAAGTGTTCCTTTACAACCTAATGAACTATTCTTAAGCATTTGCGCTAGTGTTGGAAAACCAATCATTACCAAAATTAAATGCTGTATTCATGATGGTTTTGTGTATTTTCCAGAATTGAAAGAAAATAGAGAATATTTATATTATATTTTTCTGGGAGGAGAATTATATAAAGGTTTAGGTAAAATGGGAACACAGTTAAATCTTAATACGGAGATTATTGGAGATGTTAAATTACCAATTCCTCCCGTTTCCGAACAACAAAAAATCGCAGAATACTTAGACGAAAAAACCGAACAAATAGACCCAATAATTAAGAAAACCCGTGAGAGTATCGAGTATTTAAAAGAATATCGAACCGCGTTAATATCTGCTGCCGTAACAGGTAAAATAGATGTGAGGCAGTGGGGATGTGAGGAGGTGAGGGAATGA
- a CDS encoding type I restriction-modification system subunit M, with translation MQNFGEKVSFIWSVADLIRDSFKRGKYQDVILPFTVLRRLDCVLEPTKEQVLEAYHKYHGKLENLDPILCKQSGFAFYNASNYDFGKLIDDPKDLGANLKKYINSFSSNMREVLEKFDFPNTIDKLEEADLLFQVMEKFKTIDLHPDKVSNLEMGYIFEELIRKFNEALDENPGEHFTPREVIRLMVSLLLSQDKDSLKQAHITRTIYDPCCGSGGMLTIAKERILELNPNATVFLFGQEVNPETFAICKSDLYMKSEDGKDADNIKFGSTLSNDQHSDKSFDYLLANPPYGKDWKRDKDAVETEAQKTGSRFSAGTPRISDGQLLFLQQMLARMKSPENGGSRVAIVMNGSPLFTGDAGSGESEIRRWILENDWLEAIIALPEQLFYNTGISTYIWILSNKKLLQKKEKVQLINGSDFWVAMRKSLGDKRREISTEHIEKITAIFQDFEVSEVSKTFNSTDFGYRKITIERPLRLNFQVIPERIERVKEQTAFINLAVSKKKNPEMRKIEEDAGREQQKLILGVLNGLSDELYKDRKPLELLLKKAFKVENVAVKGALFKAILTGLSEKDETAEICRDKDGNPEPDTELRDTENVPLDEDIYDYFEREVKPHVSDAWINETVRDSKDSGVGKVGYEINFNRYFYQYQPPRELSEIEKDIQQVEGEILAMLKEMRE, from the coding sequence ATGCAAAATTTTGGCGAGAAAGTCAGCTTTATTTGGTCGGTAGCGGATTTAATTCGTGATAGTTTTAAGCGAGGGAAGTATCAGGATGTAATTTTGCCGTTTACGGTGTTACGTCGGTTAGATTGCGTGTTAGAACCGACAAAGGAGCAGGTTTTAGAGGCTTATCATAAATATCATGGTAAATTAGAGAATCTTGACCCGATTTTGTGTAAACAGTCAGGATTTGCTTTTTATAATGCGTCTAACTATGATTTTGGTAAGTTAATTGATGACCCGAAGGATTTGGGAGCAAATTTAAAGAAATATATTAACAGTTTTAGTTCTAATATGCGGGAAGTTTTAGAAAAGTTTGACTTTCCCAATACCATTGATAAGTTAGAGGAAGCGGATTTATTATTTCAAGTGATGGAGAAGTTTAAGACAATTGATCTTCATCCTGATAAGGTTTCTAATTTGGAGATGGGGTATATTTTTGAGGAGTTAATTCGTAAGTTTAATGAAGCATTAGACGAAAATCCAGGGGAACACTTTACTCCTAGAGAAGTAATCAGATTAATGGTGAGTTTATTATTATCTCAGGATAAGGATTCTCTTAAACAAGCGCATATTACTCGAACCATTTATGACCCTTGTTGTGGTAGCGGTGGGATGTTAACCATAGCTAAAGAAAGAATTTTAGAGTTAAATCCCAATGCGACGGTATTTTTATTTGGACAAGAGGTCAACCCTGAAACCTTTGCTATTTGTAAGTCAGATTTATACATGAAAAGTGAGGACGGAAAGGACGCTGATAATATTAAGTTTGGGAGTACGTTATCCAATGACCAACATAGTGATAAAAGCTTTGATTATTTATTAGCTAATCCTCCCTATGGTAAGGACTGGAAACGGGATAAGGATGCGGTAGAAACGGAAGCACAAAAAACAGGAAGTCGCTTTAGTGCAGGAACTCCGAGAATTAGTGATGGACAGTTATTATTTTTACAGCAAATGTTAGCACGGATGAAGTCTCCTGAGAATGGAGGAAGTCGGGTAGCTATTGTTATGAATGGTTCACCTTTGTTTACGGGAGATGCAGGAAGCGGAGAGAGTGAGATTAGAAGATGGATATTAGAAAATGATTGGTTAGAAGCGATTATCGCTTTACCTGAACAGTTATTTTATAATACGGGAATTTCTACCTATATTTGGATATTAAGCAATAAGAAATTACTGCAAAAAAAGGAGAAAGTTCAGTTAATTAATGGGTCTGATTTTTGGGTAGCGATGCGAAAAAGTTTAGGGGATAAGCGTCGGGAAATTAGCACAGAACATATTGAGAAAATAACCGCTATCTTTCAAGACTTTGAAGTATCAGAGGTAAGTAAGACTTTTAATAGTACAGATTTTGGGTATCGTAAAATCACGATTGAACGTCCTTTGCGCTTGAATTTTCAAGTCATACCCGAAAGAATTGAACGGGTAAAGGAACAAACGGCGTTTATTAATTTAGCAGTGAGTAAGAAGAAAAACCCAGAAATGAGAAAGATAGAAGAAGACGCAGGAAGAGAACAACAAAAGTTAATTTTAGGGGTTTTAAATGGTTTATCAGATGAGTTATACAAAGACCGTAAACCGCTTGAATTGTTATTAAAAAAGGCGTTTAAAGTAGAGAATGTGGCGGTTAAAGGGGCATTATTTAAGGCGATATTAACGGGGTTATCAGAGAAAGATGAAACCGCAGAAATTTGTCGAGATAAAGACGGAAATCCTGAACCCGATACGGAGTTAAGAGACACAGAAAATGTGCCGTTAGATGAGGATATTTATGATTATTTTGAACGGGAAGTTAAACCCCATGTTTCTGATGCGTGGATTAATGAAACAGTGAGGGATAGTAAGGATAGTGGGGTAGGGAAAGTGGGTTATGAGATTAATTTTAATCGTTATTTTTATCAGTATCAACCCCCAAGAGAGTTATCAGAAATAGAAAAGGATATTCAGCAAGTAGAGGGAGAAATTTTAGCGATGCTGAAGGAGATGAGAGAGTGA
- a CDS encoding RNA-guided endonuclease InsQ/TnpB family protein: MFVLEFKVKAKTQQYQAIDDAIRTAQFIRNKCVRLWMDTKGTGKNDLYKYSKELAHNFKFADELNSTARQASAERAWSSISRFYDNCKRKISGKKGYPQFKFSRSVEYKQSGWKLLNPKTIKFTDKKNIGILKLVGTWDLAYFQESDIKRVRLIRRADGYYCQFVLSCEVKEDVKPSGKCIGLDVGLSSFYTDQEGNKIDNPKFLRKSEKQLKRLQRRLSKKKKGSSNRQKARQRLAKVYLKVSRQRKDFVVKLARCVVHSNDVIAYEDLRIKNLVKNHCLAKSINDAAWYQFREWLEYFGQKMGKITIAVAPHYTSQNCSNCGETIKKTLSTRTHVCKCGCELDRDENAAINILKKAIQCGLGGSRREQLNQEGLSTVGHTGSKAWGENASTLIEEILSKQAISVNQESTRL; this comes from the coding sequence ATGTTTGTTTTAGAGTTCAAGGTTAAAGCTAAAACTCAACAGTATCAAGCGATAGACGACGCTATCCGTACCGCTCAATTTATCCGTAACAAATGTGTAAGATTATGGATGGATACGAAAGGGACGGGGAAAAACGATTTATACAAATACTCAAAAGAATTAGCCCACAACTTTAAATTTGCTGACGAACTTAATTCAACTGCTAGACAAGCTAGTGCTGAACGTGCTTGGAGTTCAATTAGTCGTTTCTACGATAACTGCAAACGTAAAATATCAGGAAAAAAAGGTTATCCTCAATTTAAGTTTAGTCGCTCTGTTGAGTATAAACAGTCAGGATGGAAACTTCTTAATCCTAAAACTATCAAGTTCACTGACAAGAAAAACATAGGTATTCTTAAATTAGTGGGGACTTGGGATTTAGCCTATTTTCAAGAATCCGATATTAAACGAGTTAGGTTAATTCGTAGAGCCGATGGATATTATTGTCAATTTGTTCTTTCTTGTGAAGTTAAAGAGGATGTCAAACCATCAGGTAAATGTATCGGGTTAGATGTTGGACTGAGTTCTTTTTATACTGATCAAGAAGGTAATAAAATTGATAATCCTAAGTTCTTGAGAAAGTCTGAGAAGCAATTAAAAAGACTTCAAAGAAGATTATCAAAAAAGAAAAAGGGGTCATCTAATCGTCAAAAAGCTAGACAGAGATTGGCTAAAGTTTATCTTAAAGTAAGTAGGCAGCGTAAAGACTTTGTTGTTAAATTAGCAAGGTGCGTAGTTCACTCTAACGATGTGATTGCCTATGAAGATTTAAGAATTAAGAACTTAGTTAAAAATCATTGTTTAGCTAAAAGTATTAATGATGCTGCGTGGTATCAGTTTCGAGAATGGTTAGAATATTTTGGACAAAAGATGGGCAAAATAACTATTGCTGTTGCTCCTCATTATACGTCTCAAAACTGTTCTAATTGTGGTGAAACTATTAAGAAAACTCTATCGACTCGTACTCATGTTTGTAAATGTGGATGCGAGTTAGACAGAGATGAAAACGCCGCAATTAATATTCTTAAAAAAGCGATTCAGTGCGGTCTTGGCGGTTCCCGTCGAGAGCAACTGAATCAAGAAGGATTAAGTACCGTAGGGCATACGGGATCTAAAGCTTGGGGAGAGAATGCCTCTACTTTGATAGAAGAAATTCTGTCAAAGCAAGCAATCTCTGTGAACCAAGAATCCACTCGGCTTTAG
- the glmS gene encoding glutamine--fructose-6-phosphate transaminase (isomerizing), producing the protein MCGIVGYIGTQTATDILVSGLERLEYRGYDSAGVATVLEGKLHCVRAKGKLYNLREKLEREVNPSQIGIGHTRWATHGKPEEHNAHPHRDSQQRVAVVQNGIIENHQELREELIDQGVEFASETDTEVIPHLIAQYLPETPGYDDFLIAVQKTIHRLKGSFAIAVLCADCPDELIVVRNQAPLIIGFGQGEFFCASDVTALVPHTHAVLSMENGEIARLTPLGVEIYDFSLNRLRKLPRTLDWTATTVEKQGFRHFMLKEIYEQPSVVRSCLETYLQPNWHAQTNADISPIDLGLASELCENVDYIQIVACGTSWNASMVGKYLLEQLAGIPTMVQYASEFRYAPAPMLPNTLTIGVTQSGETADTLAALEMEKQRKMGLESPYDARILGITNRPESTLAHMVDRIINTQAGIEIGVAATKSFTAQLMGFYFLALELAYRRKNLALDKLEGLIKGLRELPAQIELILEKQGQQIEELAHEFADTQDFIFLGRGINFPIALEGALKLKEISYIHAEGYPAGEMKHGPIALLDAKVPVVAIAMPGLVHDKVLSNAQEAKARDARLIGVTSIDDSEARSTFDDLLFVPHVDELLSPIIAVVPLQLLAYHIAARRGLDVDQPRNLAKSVTVE; encoded by the coding sequence ATGTGTGGAATTGTTGGCTATATTGGAACTCAAACCGCGACAGATATCCTTGTTAGTGGTCTAGAAAGATTAGAATATCGGGGTTATGACTCAGCCGGAGTCGCTACTGTTCTAGAGGGTAAATTGCACTGTGTACGGGCTAAAGGCAAATTATACAACCTCCGTGAAAAATTAGAGCGAGAGGTCAATCCCTCCCAAATTGGCATCGGGCACACCCGTTGGGCTACCCATGGTAAACCGGAAGAACATAATGCCCATCCCCATCGAGATAGTCAACAACGAGTTGCCGTAGTCCAAAATGGCATTATTGAAAATCATCAGGAATTACGGGAAGAATTAATCGATCAAGGGGTTGAATTTGCCTCGGAAACCGATACGGAAGTTATTCCCCATTTAATCGCCCAATATCTGCCTGAAACCCCCGGTTATGATGATTTTCTCATCGCCGTTCAAAAAACCATCCATCGTCTTAAGGGGTCTTTTGCGATCGCTGTTCTGTGTGCTGATTGCCCCGATGAGTTGATTGTCGTACGCAATCAAGCCCCGTTGATTATTGGTTTTGGTCAAGGGGAATTTTTCTGTGCCTCCGATGTCACTGCCTTAGTCCCTCATACCCATGCGGTTTTATCGATGGAGAATGGGGAAATTGCCCGTTTAACCCCCCTCGGCGTGGAAATTTACGATTTTTCGCTCAACCGCCTGAGAAAGCTGCCTAGAACCCTTGACTGGACAGCTACGACGGTGGAAAAACAGGGCTTCCGCCACTTTATGCTCAAAGAAATTTACGAGCAACCGTCCGTGGTACGAAGCTGTTTAGAAACCTATTTACAACCCAATTGGCACGCACAAACCAATGCAGATATCAGCCCCATTGACCTAGGGTTAGCGTCTGAATTATGCGAAAACGTCGATTATATCCAGATTGTTGCCTGTGGAACCAGTTGGAATGCCAGCATGGTTGGCAAGTATTTACTTGAACAGCTTGCAGGTATCCCCACCATGGTACAGTATGCCTCGGAATTTCGTTATGCTCCTGCTCCGATGTTACCGAATACCTTGACTATTGGGGTCACGCAGTCGGGAGAAACGGCGGATACTTTGGCAGCGTTGGAGATGGAAAAACAGCGCAAAATGGGGTTAGAATCCCCCTATGATGCCCGTATTTTAGGGATTACCAACCGCCCTGAAAGTACCCTCGCTCACATGGTAGATCGTATTATTAATACCCAAGCAGGAATCGAAATTGGGGTCGCTGCAACCAAGAGTTTTACAGCGCAATTGATGGGCTTTTATTTCCTAGCGTTAGAATTAGCTTATCGTCGGAAAAATTTAGCGTTAGATAAGCTAGAAGGGTTGATTAAAGGGTTACGAGAATTGCCCGCACAAATTGAATTAATTTTAGAAAAACAAGGGCAACAAATTGAAGAGTTGGCACACGAATTTGCTGATACTCAAGACTTCATTTTCTTGGGACGGGGAATTAATTTTCCTATCGCTTTAGAGGGTGCTTTAAAGTTAAAAGAAATCAGTTATATTCATGCGGAAGGCTATCCTGCGGGTGAGATGAAACACGGACCCATTGCTTTATTAGATGCTAAGGTTCCTGTGGTTGCTATTGCCATGCCTGGACTGGTTCATGATAAAGTATTATCCAATGCACAGGAAGCAAAAGCACGGGATGCGCGGTTAATTGGAGTAACTTCTATTGATGATTCTGAGGCGCGATCGACCTTTGATGATCTGTTATTTGTTCCCCATGTGGATGAACTATTGTCTCCTATTATTGCAGTCGTTCCCTTACAATTATTAGCCTATCATATAGCTGCCAGACGGGGGTTAGACGTGGATCAACCTCGGAATTTAGCTAAGAGTGTTACTGTTGAATAG
- a CDS encoding type II toxin-antitoxin system HigB family toxin: MHIITRKKLNEFADKYPDTKTALAKWYQEIKKGEFSSIAQLRQVFPTADKVGKLTVFNIGGNKVRLIAAIHYNRKKVYIRAVLTHQEYNLGKWQE; encoded by the coding sequence ATGCACATTATCACTCGGAAAAAGTTAAATGAGTTTGCTGATAAATATCCTGATACGAAAACGGCTTTAGCCAAGTGGTATCAAGAGATAAAAAAAGGGGAATTTTCGTCAATTGCTCAGTTGCGTCAGGTGTTTCCAACTGCGGACAAGGTGGGTAAGTTAACGGTGTTTAATATTGGAGGAAATAAGGTTAGGTTAATTGCGGCAATTCATTATAATCGAAAAAAAGTTTATATTCGGGCTGTGTTAACCCATCAGGAGTATAATTTAGGAAAATGGCAGGAGTAA
- a CDS encoding type II toxin-antitoxin system VapC family toxin — MYLLDTNHCSCLIFGEPTIINKIQEIGAENVAISSITEGELLYMAENSRYIADNLAIIEDFLNDISIYYVDSGTSHIYAKLKAKIMDCFAPKERNKRRKTRVHQLGINENDLWIASTAIQNNLIVVSADKDFQRIKQAWDFPLETWFDLLEN, encoded by the coding sequence ATGTATCTTTTAGACACAAATCATTGCAGTTGTCTTATTTTCGGTGAACCAACTATTATCAATAAGATACAAGAGATTGGTGCTGAAAATGTGGCTATTTCCTCGATTACCGAAGGAGAACTATTATACATGGCAGAAAATTCAAGATACATTGCTGATAATTTAGCCATTATTGAAGACTTTTTGAATGATATATCTATTTACTATGTTGACAGTGGAACAAGTCACATTTACGCTAAATTAAAAGCTAAGATTATGGATTGTTTTGCTCCTAAAGAACGGAATAAAAGACGAAAAACTCGTGTTCATCAACTAGGAATCAATGAAAATGATTTATGGATTGCATCTACTGCGATTCAAAATAACTTAATTGTGGTTTCAGCCGATAAAGACTTTCAACGAATTAAACAAGCATGGGATTTTCCCTTAGAAACTTGGTTTGATTTGTTAGAAAATTAA
- a CDS encoding putative PEP-binding protein gives MITLYWLCDIETSDRLWVGETAWMLSRLQREGYPIDGGLVVSGQVWREFLKRFDNSTSLLADFPASSLHLDIDNPRSLQLVAQQSRQAIGQIPFSQEWLSELKKAIEGLDTPCLRVQSSLATPLTFKKPFSSLIEPQICDNSPESLELAIKQIWGQLFSAKSLFYWQRLGLGIEQLNLAVLIQPLTNAIASGTATLTPNSFEIEATYGLGESLRWGEVLPDRFTLDPRTGSLIHQELGHKIRAYRLKDNIKENALEAYVLSPGEQEQYCLNQSTLSALFPVLKRLSQDNLSGISLEWILRKSHNSQLPPLAIAQVIPAMSVPLTPPSASPEPKTSRNHQPLLKGIAAAPGRIHALTQVIEEGMLPDPSLVKQNIIVTREINPSQLSWLKNAAGVITELGGMTSHAAILARELEIPAVVGVSGATDLLRTGDSIIIDGQKGEIYRYLGQEEGIYAYQAVPPKPIVTSGFHPIATKLMVNLSQPSSLIKAMDLPVDGVGLLRSELMLLDLSSPNSVEQWLEQTPPFEIIEHLRQSIQEFTARFAPRPVFYRSFDGQSCQGVNPPSSKDCRGTAGYQIDPTLFDWELQALVQVQQQGYHNLHLILPFVRSVGEFRFCRRRVEQAGLLESDGFQLWIMAEVPSVIFELRDYVKAGVQGVAIGTNDLVPFLLGINRDHPQINDNSKPCPTALSNALKQLIEQCRELGIPCCLCGQVAIQYPYLIDQLIDWGITSISVEPEAIERTYQAIARAEQRLLLEIKRLKG, from the coding sequence GTGATAACTCTGTATTGGCTTTGTGATATTGAAACCAGCGATCGCCTGTGGGTAGGCGAGACCGCTTGGATGCTTAGCCGACTGCAACGGGAGGGCTATCCGATTGATGGAGGATTGGTGGTGAGTGGCCAAGTTTGGCGAGAATTTCTCAAGAGGTTTGACAATTCAACCTCATTACTAGCAGATTTTCCCGCATCTTCCCTCCATTTAGATATCGATAATCCTCGTTCCTTACAATTAGTCGCTCAACAAAGTCGTCAAGCTATCGGACAAATTCCCTTTTCTCAGGAATGGTTATCTGAGTTAAAAAAAGCGATTGAAGGACTAGATACACCGTGTTTGAGAGTCCAAAGTTCCCTGGCTACACCATTGACCTTTAAAAAACCGTTTTCTAGCTTAATTGAGCCACAAATCTGTGATAATTCTCCAGAAAGCTTAGAATTAGCCATTAAACAAATCTGGGGGCAATTATTTAGTGCTAAAAGCCTATTTTATTGGCAGCGTCTGGGATTAGGCATTGAGCAATTAAACCTAGCAGTCTTAATCCAACCCTTAACGAATGCGATTGCCTCAGGAACCGCAACCCTCACCCCCAATTCCTTTGAAATTGAAGCCACCTATGGGTTAGGAGAGAGTTTGCGATGGGGGGAAGTGTTACCCGATCGCTTTACCCTAGATCCCCGAACAGGAAGCCTTATTCACCAAGAACTAGGGCATAAAATTCGGGCTTATCGACTTAAGGATAACATTAAAGAAAATGCGCTAGAAGCTTATGTTCTCAGTCCCGGGGAACAAGAGCAATATTGCCTCAATCAATCAACTTTATCTGCACTATTCCCTGTACTCAAGCGTCTTAGTCAAGATAACCTTTCTGGGATTTCTCTAGAATGGATCTTGAGAAAATCCCATAACTCTCAACTACCCCCTCTAGCGATCGCCCAGGTAATACCCGCTATGTCCGTTCCCCTAACTCCTCCCTCGGCTTCCCCTGAACCCAAGACAAGCAGGAATCATCAGCCTCTACTCAAGGGAATTGCCGCCGCTCCTGGTCGCATCCATGCTTTAACTCAGGTGATCGAAGAAGGGATGCTTCCCGATCCTTCCTTAGTTAAACAAAACATCATCGTTACCAGAGAAATCAACCCGTCTCAACTATCCTGGCTCAAAAATGCGGCGGGCGTGATCACAGAACTCGGCGGCATGACCAGTCATGCCGCCATTTTAGCGCGAGAATTAGAAATTCCTGCGGTGGTTGGAGTCTCAGGAGCAACGGATTTACTCAGAACCGGAGACTCCATTATTATTGACGGTCAAAAAGGAGAAATTTATCGCTATCTTGGGCAAGAAGAGGGAATCTATGCCTATCAAGCCGTCCCCCCTAAGCCGATAGTGACCAGTGGATTTCATCCCATTGCCACAAAATTGATGGTTAATTTGAGTCAACCGAGTTCTCTGATCAAGGCGATGGATTTACCCGTTGATGGGGTTGGATTATTGCGATCGGAGTTAATGCTGTTGGATCTTTCTTCTCCTAATTCCGTAGAACAATGGTTAGAGCAAACACCACCATTTGAGATTATAGAACACTTAAGACAATCTATTCAAGAATTTACGGCTCGTTTTGCCCCTCGTCCTGTATTTTACCGTTCTTTTGATGGACAATCTTGCCAAGGAGTTAACCCACCTTCGTCAAAAGACTGTCGGGGAACGGCGGGTTATCAAATCGATCCAACCTTGTTTGATTGGGAATTACAAGCTTTAGTTCAAGTTCAGCAGCAGGGATACCATAATCTCCATTTAATTTTACCGTTTGTGCGTAGTGTCGGGGAATTTCGCTTTTGTCGTCGTCGGGTAGAACAGGCCGGGTTACTCGAATCTGATGGGTTTCAATTATGGATTATGGCTGAAGTTCCTTCGGTGATTTTTGAGCTTAGGGATTATGTGAAAGCAGGGGTTCAAGGGGTGGCAATTGGAACTAATGATCTGGTTCCTTTTTTGTTAGGAATTAACCGAGATCATCCTCAAATTAATGATAATTCTAAACCCTGTCCAACGGCGTTATCAAATGCTTTAAAACAGTTAATTGAACAATGCCGTGAGTTAGGGATTCCCTGTTGTTTGTGTGGACAAGTGGCGATACAATATCCCTATCTTATTGATCAGTTGATTGACTGGGGAATTACGTCTATTTCTGTAGAACCAGAAGCCATAGAACGAACCTATCAAGCGATCGCTAGGGCAGAACAACGGTTATTATTAGAAATAAAACGTCTTAAAGGATAA